In one Brassica oleracea var. oleracea cultivar TO1000 chromosome C9, BOL, whole genome shotgun sequence genomic region, the following are encoded:
- the LOC106319232 gene encoding uncharacterized protein LOC106319232, with amino-acid sequence MGLVTDEVRARAEKYTGDELCREKTKEFLKEVDMPNGLLPLKDIEEVGYDRETGVVWLKQKKSITHKFESIGKLVSYGTEVTAVVEVGKIKKLTGVKAKELLIWVTLNELVLEQPTSSGKINFRTPTGLSRTFPVSAFVVPEVEKPAPVKEAIAI; translated from the coding sequence ATGGGTTTGGTTACAGATGAAGTAAGAGCTAGGGCAGAGAAATACACAGGAGACGAGTTATGCCGCGAGAAGACCAAGGAGTTCCTCAAGGAAGTTGACATGCCTAATGGGTTATTGCCATTGAAGGACATAGAAGAGGTTGGATACGACAGAGAAACAGGTGTTGTTTGGCTGAAGCAGAAGAAGAGCATCACTCACAAGTTTGAATCTATCGGGAAACTTGTCTCTTACGGCACTGAGGTCACTGCCGTGGTGGAAGTCGGAAAGATCAAGAAGCTTACCGGTGTTAAGGCCAAGGAGCTTCTGATTTGGGTCACTCTCAACGAGCTTGTCTTGGAGCAGCCAACAAGTTCTGGGAAGATCAATTTCAGGACACCAACCGGATTGTCCAGGACTTTCCCTGTTTCAGCTTTTGTGGTTCCTGAGGTTGAGAAGCCTGCACCTGTTAAAGAAGCTATTGCAATTTAG
- the LOC106319231 gene encoding putative pentatricopeptide repeat-containing protein At1g56570 gives MSITKLVRSNAFKPIPNFVRSSLRNACVESDQNTESPYKPRKHHILATNLILSYFEKGLVEEARSLFDEMPERDVVAWTAMIKGYASSNHNARAWECFREMIRQGTNPNEFTLSSVLTSCRDMKVLGYGRLVHGVVIKLGVEGSIYVDNALMNMYATCSATMDAACLIFRYIKVKNEVTWTTLITGFTHLGDGIGGLKMYKKMLMENEDVTPHCITIAVKASASIDSVTTGKQIHSSVVKRGFHSNLPVMNSILDLYCRCGYLTEAKRYFHEMVDRDLITWNTLISELERSNSSEALLMFQRFESQQGFVPNCYTFTSLVAACANIAALNCGQQLHGRIYRRGFNKNVELANALIDMYAKCGDVPDSERVFGEIAERRNLVSWTSMMIGYGSHGYGAEAVELFDEMVSVGIRPDRIVFMAVLSACRHAGLVERGLKYFNAMESEYRIEPDRDIYNCVVDLLGRAGRIGEAYELVETMPFKPDESTWGAILGACKAHKHTGLISRLAARRVMELKPRMVGTYVMLSYIYAAERKWGDYARVRKMMRMMGNKKEAGVSWILVENQVFSFAASDKACPSADSVYSVLGLVIEETREADFSLVQEPGT, from the exons ATGAGCATCACGAAACTTGTACGCTCCAACGCGTTTAAACCAATCCCAAACTTTGTCAGAAGCTCTCTACGTAACGCCTGCGTCGAGTCAGACCAAAACACAGAGTCTCCTTACAAACCCAGGAAGCATCACATTTTAGCAACAAATCTCATCCTTTCCTACTTCGAAAAAGGCTTGGTCGAAGAAGCACGCTCACTGTTCGACGAAATGCCTGAGAGAGACGTAGTCGCTTGGACCGCAATGATCAAAGGTTACGCTTCTTCTAATCACAACGCACGCGCTTGGGAGTGTTTCCGTGAGATGATCAGGCAAGGAACTAACCCGAATGAGTTCACACTCTCTAGCGTCCTCACTTCTTGTAGAGACATGAAGGTTTTGGGTTATGGTCGTTTGGTTCATGGGGTTGTTATCAAACTCGGTGTGGAAGGTTCTATATACGTTGACAATGCCTTGATGAATATGTACGCTACTTGTTCTGCAACAATGGACGCTGCTTGTTTGATTTTTCGGTATATCAAGGTGAAAAACGAAGTCACTTGGACTACTCTAATCACCGGTTTTACACACTTAGGTGATGGAATTGGCGGTTTAAAGATGTATAAGAAAATGTTGATG GAGAATGAAGATGTGACTCCTCATTGTATAACCATAGCTGTTAAAGCTTCTGCTTCCATTGATTCCGTGACAACTGGGAAACAGATTCATTCGTCGGTGGTTAAACGTGGGTTTCACTCTAACCTTCCGGTGATGAACTCTATACTGGACTTATACTGCAGGTGCGGATACTTAACAGAAGCCAAACGCTACTTCCATGAGATGGTAGATAGAGATCTCATCACATGGAACACTCTGATATCCGAGCTTGAGCGATCAAACAGCAGCGAAGCTCTCCTCATGTTTCAGCGGTTCGAGTCACAACAAGGCTTCGTACCAAACTGCTACACTTTCACAAGCTTAGTAGCCGCCTGCGCTAACATAGCAGCGTTGAACTGTGGCCAGCAGCTTCACGGGAGGATATACAGAAGAGGGTTTAACAAGAACGTTGAGTTAGCCAACGCCTTGATCGATATGTATGCTAAATGCGGCGACGTACCTGACTCTGAAAGAGTGTTTGGCGAGATTGCAGAGAGGAGGAACCTTGTCTCCTGGACCTCGATGATGATTGGTTACGGATCGCATGGTTATGGAGCAGAGGCTGTTGAGCTTTTCGATGAAATGGTGAGTGTTGGTATTAGACCAGACCGGATTGTGTTCATGGCGGTTCTGAGCGCGTGTCGCCACGCCGGTTTGGTGGAGAGAGGGTTGAAGTACTTTAATGCGATGGAGAGCGAGTATAGGATAGAGCCGGATCGAGATATCTACAACTGTGTTGTTGATTTGCTTGGAAGAGCCGGGAGAATAGGAGAGGCTTATGAGTTGGTTGAGACGATGCCGTTTAAGCCGGACGAGTCCACGTGGGGAGCGATCTTGGGAGCTTGTAAAGCGCATAAGCACACGGGGTTGATAAGCAGATTGGCTGCGAGGAGAGTTATGGAGTTGAAACCGAGGATGGTGGGGACTTATGTGATGCTTTCGTACATCTATGCAGCGGAAAGGAAATGGGGAGATTACGCGAGAGTGAGGAAGATGATGAGGATGATGGGGAACAAAAAGGAAGCGGGTGTGAGCTGGATCCTGGTGGAGAATCAGGTTTTTAGTTTCGCTGCGAGTGATAAAGCTTGTCCTAGTGCTGATTCTGTGTATTCAGTCTTGGGGTTAGTGATAGAGGAGACCAGAGAAGCTGACTTCTCCTTAGTTCAAGAACCTGGAACTTGA